From the genome of Trichosurus vulpecula isolate mTriVul1 chromosome 6, mTriVul1.pri, whole genome shotgun sequence:
gacgattgaacaaacagttcagttatcggtaacaggcaggaattagttgttggttacctcatcttcacatccgtggcaaactagcctttcccatcacccttacatctgtgacggatatccccagcacccttacaccttgtctcccatcattcatacctgactggtcttgcacgtctacattgcacctggctttccggcttttcattcatttttctgctgagctgagggtcccttatcctggagTCAacacacagggggtgagcatcctgtgtcctatccttactttcagaggattttatggttgctgacttattcacctcaacccttctttctttcaggcctctcgccattaggtaaatacacaggatgcgagcatcctgtgtcctgttcttaacctcgggggccttacggtcactagctaagcttgtggaggggaaaacatctaagtggagaaatggctttacagaaaggaaaatatctaagcagagaaatgggactcactatcctacttatttctatttatctaatttgttcccttttatgagaggtcttcactcgtcccacacattatgattatatttatgttgttgtaacacatttattattttctattgcATTATATTTTATAGGGTAACCCCCCCCCAATCCTCTGCTTAGCATTAAAACCCTTTGTGATCTAGCTTCATCCTACTTTTTCCGGGCCAGTTTCACCTGAATCCTTTTCACTTACTCTACATCCCAATCAAACTGGCTCATTAAGCCAGTCCCTAAACTGTATTCATCTCCCACCTTTACATAGGCTTTTCCCTTTTGGCTGAAATGCATTCTCTCTACCCCTGCATCTTAGAATCTTTGACTCCCTTCAAAGTGCAGGGCATGTGTGTCTCCCTTACTGCCCTCACCCTTCTTAAATAaccacatacatatgcacacatgtaatatatttaatgcatatataaatatgcaatatatttatacatatgtacatatatttacagatatacacatatacgtgcatatatacacatttactaTATCTctgttccctccccccccaaattaaACTCCTCAAAGGTGGGTACAGTTTCTCTCATTTTATCGTTTTGTTTTTGTGCATagtaccttacacatagtaggcctttCATAAATATTTGCTGGGCTGGGATTGAATTGCCCCAGCTCAGGAGAGCCCTCTTTGGTTTGCTGTATAGGGTGTTGCTTTCACCTACATTTTACAGGGTGATGAGTCCTCATTAGTGCTCATTTACAGACAGGCTCATTTGTGAATAGTAAAGGTTCCTGTTCAGTTTTTGCCCGGGGGAGCAGATTTTAAACAGATGACGGGACTCCTGGCTAGGATAGTGATATTTCAGAGGGAccaaataattgatttttttccttcatttatttctctgttcTTATTTTGCCACAGGGAAGAAGAATACAGGGAGAAATCTGGCAAGGAAGAATTACTCACATTCCCAGAGACTTTAACAATTTCAACAAACCAAACCAAGTATTTTACCCTTAACTAAACAAAGCCAGTTAAGAGAGGGGATCCAAGAGCCCTGAGCAGGAGGTTAGTTAGCCTGGGTCTATCATGTAGAAGCGATCACCTtgtggggggaagagaaagacacTAATCCTCCAGTCACCAAATGCTCACTTACTAAATTGGGAGCCGGGGgctgaggggggggggggggacataaAATGTTACATATTTAATACGCGTAACTAGATAGGTGCGCGAACAACCCAGACGGGCTGAGTCTCTCGGGCCGCAGGACCAGATGCGTTTATCAGGAGGCGGTGAAAACCGAGGGCTGAGAAGGTGGTGGGAGGGTCCATGGACGGGGTGGGGTTTGCGTTACGAGATAAGAGCTCCTCCTACTTCTCTTGGCTTCTAGGGAACCATTTTGCGGGATTCGTCGCAACCATTTTCCCAGCTTCCGAAACCACCTTTAAAATGCCAGCGTTCCGCCCAGAAGAAAGAGCTCATCCAGGAACAGGTTCTAGTGAGCGCTCCGGTTGCAAAGCCTTGGCAGAGGGCAATGGATGGAACAGTGCTGGCAGCCCCCCCGTGATCAGGGGTTGGCGAGGTCTGCTGGGAAAGAgaccagaaccagaagagaaGTTTGCTAGGCCAGTGGtggcatggtaaaaaaaaaaaaaaaaaacaggtgggGAGCGACCTTGCTGGTTCTCACCGGAACAGGTCCTGACGGGAAGACTGCTGTGGGCTGATAATCAGTGATTTCTAGGAACCTAACTGCTAACGCTCCACCCTCTCGACTAGTCCTGACTGCCTCCgaaagctgtgtgatccttgttCTCTTTGGGTCTGCAAAATGATGATGTTGGATTAcagacaggagttcttaacctggggccacCAAAGAGGTCACTGGATAGTTTTCAGATCTGTGAATTTGAGCGTGAaaaaattttcatctttattttcatgaacCTCTAACtaaaaattagcatttcctttagTTAATTAgcacatgattctgagaagaggtctttaaattgccagaggggtccatgacacagaggGGCCTAGATCTCCTGACCTAGAGGATTTCTAAAGTTTTTTGCTAGGAGCAAATCCTAGGATAAAGTTAGAAGACTGCTAAGCCAAGGGAAGATGGGCTCTTAGCGTTGGAATCGTGAGAGGGCCTGTCCATTCGGTATTGTGCAATTCAGCGCACAATGTGCACACTTTCTTTATTCAGGAATTGCCTCAAAGAGAAGCTGAATCATAGGTCCATAGATATGGAGCTGGAAAGCCATCTAGttaacatcaccaccaccatcacccccattgatgaggaaaccaaggtccaccTAGATGATATGACTCCTTCAAGATTACATAGATAATAAGCTTTGAAAagagacagcatttgaacccaggtctcccgatTCCCGAGAGCCCCCAGGTTGCTGGATACAAGTTTTGgagcttggttttgttttttttttagtcgGATTTAAAATGCTGGGGTACTATTATAAGGACTCAACCTTTTTTTTGTCCCATGAttaatgatttttgttttataagTTTATGTGTTTAGGGAAATGAGTTCACAGACATCTACAGTcatttgcaatcttttttttttcttttgccaagtCTCAATTTCCTAGAATCCCTTTTTCCTTCATAACTCAGGTTAAGAGCCATTTCTGGCTCACTTCAGCTGCTAGGAGGAAAACTTTTGAATAGTGATTGTCTCATTTTTTGTACTTATTATCTCTAGCACACaataaggatttaataaatgttcgttgattGATAGTTCTCTTTGTCCTATTTTGTGTCTTGTCTCCTTcgacagaatataagctcctatcGGACCAGGCCTGTTTATTGTTTTTGTAACCCCACTGCCCAATGTGTAACAGGCAATTAACAACTGCTTAccgattgtttcattctttcatttttgttcttgcaTTTGAATTCGCTTTTAAGGGAagcttcaataaaaaaaaatttagttttagtttttggcagggcagttggggttaagtgacttgcccaaggtcacacagctagtaaatgtgtcgagtgtctgaggccgcatttgaactcaggtcctcctgactccaaggcctgtgctctactcactttgccacctagcttccccccccccaaaaaaaattttaaaagacaaaaacaagtttGAATTTTTGCTCTTCAGTAAGATGCAACAATAACGAAGCATCCCCTATGGGCAAAAACCACGTCAGGGTACCTTGTTGGATCTCTCTCGGTACCTACTATGCTCCCTCAACCCCCCAAACAACATTCCCAcaagccacaccccagtaaaattCGCGCTTTTTGAGGTGGTCCCTCCAATtttttctctctgcatttcctgcaCCCCGCTTGTGGCTTGTGTATAGAAGGTGCTTGGCTTGCACGTAGAAAGTTCACTGAAAGGGTCCTTTGTCTCTTGCTGCTTCTCTCTGTGCTTCTTTCTTTTCACCATATTTTCGGTAGGATGGTGATAACTAGAATGCCCCCAGGAGGGTAACGTGGACGAAGGGCCTTGAGATCGCGACGAAGGAGCTGGGGCTTAGCCTACGGCGAGTCTTTGGCTCTCCCCTTAAAGGACATAAAATaagtctttaagtatttgaacaGTTATTAAATGTAAGAAACAGACATCGGCTGCGCCCCGGCACAGAGAGAAAAGGCAGgagctggggggggaggggcgcggAGTGGAGGTCCATCCCCAAGCGTGCTCCTTCTCCGGAGGGAAGACTCCCCTTAACGAAAACCTTCCAGGAAAAGTCTGCTTCACCCTAACCGCGTGAGTCCTCTAGGCTCTGGGTCTGTGCCTCTTCCCACCTCTCGCTCGCGTCCTCTTCCTCGACCTCGTCCTCCGCACGCCGGCGCTCGGACGGCTCCCATCAGTTTCTCTCGATTTCTTTTAGGCCACCGCCTTTCTTCTTCTCGATTGGCCCGCGGGTCTGCCCGCATCCCTCGGGCTCTCCCGGCTGGCCTCCCCATTGGACGAAGCCGACGCGCGGCGACGGCGGGGCGGGTCCGTTCCTTTTCCGGGTCCCGCCCCCATGCCGTCGGTGCCCGCCCCCTCGCTCCCCTCCGGGGCCGACACCCAGCCCCTTCAGAAGCTGCTCTTGGGCACGGCCCCCGACTCCGGCGGCTTGAAGCCGCCTAGTCTGCTGTCGTTGCTCGCGGGCACGTCATCGGGCAGCTCCGAGTTCAGCGAGGAGGCGGCTGTGAAGGAGCGGGGGCGGCGGCTGAGCTGGATCCATAGACGAGGTCGGtaccggagccggagccggagccgggaTCTCCAGCGGGGTAGCCTGAGCCCGGATTCGAGGTCAATCCAGAACCCGGGCTCTTCGCGCTGGGCCCGCACCGGCATGGCGGCCTCGACGGTGCTGGGCGCCGGCCTGGCGCGGATCCTCTTCTACCCGACGCTGCTGTACACGCTGCTGCGCGACAAGGTGTCGGGACCGGGGCACCGCGATTGGTACCACCGCATCGACTCCACAGTGCTGCTGGGCGCACTGCCGCTGCGCAGCCTCACGCACCGGGTGAGAGGCGGAGggggggagatggagggaggggccGGAGGGAGCGCGGCCTGGCCTTCCCTTCCCCCGCCGTCCTCCGCGCTGGGCTGCCCGGGCGCAGCCTAACTCGCCAGCTGAgcgggtgggaggggaaggggcggGAGGGGAGCGCGTCCTCTCCTCGTAGACTTCCTCGGGCTCCCCGTGTGGGGCGGGGTCGGAGAACCTGGGGCGGCGGCTGGGGAAGGAGACTGAGGGAGGCCGGGACCAGCCGAAGCCCGCGTTACCGGAAAGGGGCTAGGATTGGAACTAAGCTGGGTTCTTTAAAGACAAGGTCTTCACtccagggctggaaaggaccctaaaggtcatccagtccaaccttgGTTTAGAGATAATGTGATTCGCTCAAGTTCGCAGGGGTGGTCTCAGagggagatttgaatccagggcttcaTCCAATCAGTACGCTTTCCCAAGcggtccagccctctcattttttaAAGGCCCAGAAAACGGAAACGACTAACAAGTTAAATTTACTGTATGCAAGATtctggggagagagagactgggGATGCACATACATGAGAAATCTAGTCCCTGTCCTCGGGAAGCCTAGTGCTCCGGCTCAAACCGGTATTTAAGTATAGGACCTGGGATTTGAATCTCGGACGCCATTTGGCACCAGAGACTGCCGGCGTCTCCATCCAGAAGAGTAAGTAGTTTTATCAAGTACCTGCCTTGTTCGAGGCACTGGCGATATAGACGAGATGAGGGAGGCGGGCAGGCCCTGTCCTCGTGGAGTTTTACTTTCTACCGGGAAATTCCCCGAGAGCTGTGCAAAGTGAAACTGTCAACTTCCTGAAGTAAAGGTCTCCTCTGTGGTCTTCCTGGAAGAGCATTTACTCGTCAAGTAGTTCTACCTTCGGGACCTTCGAACTCCAATTCTGTTAACATTTATCAACCCTTTGTGGTGGGCAAGGCTAGgggctgataaatgtttaaaagaaGCAATCTGGTGTGCGGTGAAAGAACGTCAGATTTGCAGTCCGGGAACCTGGCTTTCGGTTTTGACCACTTAAACTGTGTAACTTTGAACTAGTTACATCCTTTCTACAAGCTTtagttttttcattttcaaaatgcgATTGGATTTACTGCTCTTAAGTTCTATAATCTTCCTAATAAAGATAGCACATGATAAAATGTGGTAGGGGACCAAAAAAAAGGTAGACAAAATGCTGGAGGAAATTGAAAAATGTCTtgggtttcttttctctctctacagcTGATAGAGGAGGAGAACGTACGGGGAGTGATAACCATGAATGAAGAATATGAGACAAGGTTCCTGTGTAACACTTTTGAGGTGAGGACTTACGGAAATAAGTCCCACCAAAACCTGTCCAGCGCAGCTCTTACCCAAGTTGTACTCAGGACCCTGTAGGTgtaggtgttgttttttttccccccagacAATGAGGTAGAAAAAAATCGGGCTGAAGGAACACCTACAGGGTCTGGAGACTGTTCAGGGCCAAAAGACCCTGCAAAACTATGGGAAATCTAACAGTCCTATGCTGATTTACCTCGGGCCACACAGGTATTTCTTCTACCTTAAAGAAATCAAGGGTCTTCTTAAAGTCCTTGCTCCCTTTTAAATTTAACTGATTTAGATTGTAGTTAGGAGAGGAATAATCTGGAAATGGCATTT
Proteins encoded in this window:
- the PTPMT1 gene encoding phosphatidylglycerophosphatase and protein-tyrosine phosphatase 1 → MPSVPAPSLPSGADTQPLQKLLLGTAPDSGGLKPPSLLSLLAGTSSGSSEFSEEAAVKERGRRLSWIHRRGRYRSRSRSRDLQRGSLSPDSRSIQNPGSSRWARTGMAASTVLGAGLARILFYPTLLYTLLRDKVSGPGHRDWYHRIDSTVLLGALPLRSLTHRLIEEENVRGVITMNEEYETRFLCNTFEEWKALGVEQLRLSTVDMTGVPTLENLKKGVQFTLKYMALEKCVYVHCKAGRSRSATMVAAYLIQVYKWSPEEAVKAIAKIRSHIHIRPRQVQVLKEFHKQVMAEAEKN